The nucleotide window AACTTCGCAGCGCCTCCCTACCGCAGTTGCTTCCTCATGAAGTCTGCCTCGTACATGCCCTCTCCCTGAGGCAACTTGTACGGGTACCTCGGCTCCGTCTTCCACCGCACGTATCCTAACCTCTCATACCACAACACCGCCGCAAACTCCGGTACCGCGTTCATTGATTCAAGGAATGCTCGTTTCTCCTCATTTTCAATGTACTCTTTACTCAACGCATTGACAGTAACAGTCTGACACCGCGGATCATTCACCGCCATTTCCTCCACTAACTGCATAGCTCGACGGCCGACACCACCGGTCCGGTACTCTGGCAGAATGAAGAACGTTTGAATGGTCAAGACAGAGTGATCGGCCTGCGCAAGCCCCGGATCAGGCGGGGATGCGTATGCGTCGAGCGAGATGTGACCGGCGCGAATGGGTTCGTCACCACTCTTGCCGGGGAGGATAATCCAGAAGAATGTTTTCAAGTCGGCGTCTTGTTTCTCACGCCAGGCGAGGATGCTCTCGTCGCTATAGTCCCAGCCGCAGATGCGGcgttgatgttgaagggtGGCATATTCCGAGGGGTTGTAGAGGTTGATTGGGGTTAATGTGCAGATCATTATGTATGTCTTTGTACTAATATTAGGTATGTATAaagtgggatgatggtggtattGTGGGCATGTAGCGGTTTTTGCATCGAAGGGTCTTTTATAGGGCGCTGTACTGGTGAGTCACGCTAGTCTACCCGATAGTTCCACCACATCTGATTGGAAGACGAGGTAAATTTCGGCCGGTTATGCGGGGAACCAAAGACCAAAAGATCCCATCCCTTGAAAAGAGTCAGAATAAGCTGATGGTGGTATTACATGCATTGGCCCTAACAGAAAGCAGATCTCATGAGGAACAATCATCTGAAAGATATCTACGTATGGGACATAGAAAATGGAAAGCGTCAATTGTTCAGAAGGGTGCCAGGATGGGCCTCATGGCAGCGCAGGAACGACAAGGCTGAGTGCCACGGACACTAACGACCGTCGGGAGAACATGTATGCGCTAGCAGCTCTGCCCAACCTGCGAATGGCTGGTTTGAAACCCAGTGGAGAAATGTCACCAGTTAGCGTAGTGCCATCCTGTAAGTAATCCTTGCTCTGACGCCCGCCAGCCATGACACTGACGAGAAGCAAAGCATTACGATACAGGAAAAAAGATCTCTTAACAATCTTTCAGAGAGATGATCTCATGCTAACGAATCTCACTACAACTCAAACACACTAAACCCTGATCAAACCTTCGATTTCACTCCATTCTCCCCAATCGCCTCCCTCATCACCCCCTCCGGGGCATCCAACCCCGTCCACAACCGATATTGCTCAAAGCCCTgcctcaacaacacctccaaTCCATCGCGGACCACCCACCCACGCCTCTCCGCAACCTTCATCAGGGGAGTAACTTTCGGCTTATACGCCATCTCCACACACAACCCTATCTTCGATCCCTTAAACAGCCCTTCACAGTCATCTTCCGTCTTAGCATCCCCTGGAATAGTCCCAATAATCACATCCACATTTCCAATGCTATCCAGATCCCCAACAGCCCTCATATGAACTTCATTACCCCCACACTTGAGAGTATCAAAATCCCTAACAATATCCTCTGCCTTCCCGACAGTCCGATTCCAAATAATTATCGTCGAGAACCCAGCCTGTAAGAGCGCATACACAGCTGCTCTCGCGGCACCCCCTGCCCCAATGACGAGGCCTACTTTGCCGGTCCCTTTACCGGAATGTATGCCTTGCTGGGATAAGTagtcgatgatgagggtgtAGAGACCAGACCAGTCTGTGTTGTCGCCTTTTACTTTAACTGTTCCGTTCCCGTTCGGGAATCgggtagtaagtagggtGTTGATGGCTCCAATGGCACGCGCTGAACCGCTCACTTCAGTACAGTGTTCGAAGGCAGTGAGTTTATGGGGCATGGTGATGCTGGCACCGCCAAAGGAGGGTGAAGTGATGAGCTGAGATACTTCTGATAAGGAAGCGCATTCTGCGATGGTGTAGGTGTatgggaggtggtggtgggtgaaGGCGGCGTTGTGTATTGTCGGGGATAAGGAGGCGCGGATGTTGGGGCCGCcgaagatgtggaagacAAGGGGCTGCGTCATTTTCAGTGTCTGGACGAGACAATTCAAATACGAACAATGGGACTGAACTTGGTTAGGGTACTGTATCTGGTTGTGAAGGTTGATATAGGGCTCGGTGGTGGAGTGTCGGGTATGATCATAGCCTAGGGTATGTGTTTATCATCGGAAGGGAGCCGAAGTATGGGGTTGTTGGATGGGTGTATGTTTaccctggagaagaagctagtGGAAATTTACACGGCTACGGATTCATATAATGTCTATATGTGGGTTTGTATTCTACTCTTAGATGGCATTGCTCCTAAGAGGACTGCTGGGCATCTCGCCTTCCTACTCCGGTACAATGGATTTAACTTCTAATCTACGCGATAGTCCTTAATCATTATAAACAAGTAACATCTATTCAAGACAACACATACACCAGCATACATACTACCAGTAATATCTACATCAAGCCCACTCCACATTCCCTCCCTCAACCCACTCCTTCGCCTGCCAATACAACAAATCATGCTTCTCACCATTAACACTCCCCgtcaccttctccctcctaTGTCCCGGCAAATCCCTAAGAACCTTAACCCCCATTGTCTCCTCCTGCAAATACGCCAAATGGCGATACCCCACCGGATACTCCTTCAACCTCTCATGATCAATCACGGGCACGCGATCCGGCGTCACAAGCACCAATTTGTCCTTCTCATACCAATGCCTCACGAACCTCGCCCTCCACTGACCCTCCAAATCCCCATACTCAGAACCAAACTTCTcccagaaaaaaataaaccgACAATCACTCTCCGCATCCACCTCACACGTTCCCCCACTCACACACTCCACCTCACTGAACCGCTGCGTAATAGTGGCCTTCATCTTGGTAACGGCGCGGGTTCCTTCAGGGTTGATATCTGTGGTGCTGCCGTGCACGCGATGCATGATGAATGCGCCCTTGTCCATCCCCGCCTGCGAGGCTGTGATGAATGCATCGTGGTGCGTGAGGCCCGTCCACGTCGTGTACACATGCGCTTCGGGGTGGAAGATTGACCGGAAGTTCTCCCATTCGCAGGCGTCGCGATAGCACGGCCAGCCTTCGGCGAGTTCGCGTAGGAGGTACCGCTCTATTGCCAGGTGATGGGGGCCGTTGTTCCGGATGGCATGCTGGGGGCGGGAGTTGGGGGGAAGGGTGTGCAGGTCGGGCATTGTGATGATGGGTGATTTGTTTTACTTTGCGTGTTTTGAGTTGAGTGGGTGTAtgtgagagagaaaggggaCGGTGATTTTCTAGATGTAGACGGTGGGGATTAGTTCACtttatactatactaatactagGTCAGTAGGGCATGCATACCCCGCGGGGAAGAGccggggagaagatgggctcGGCAAAAGGATATCCGTTCCGGGTAGGATCATAGCCGATGGACATTCtgactattatattatctgcaGTCAGTCATATACTCTACAGACAAgcttttagaatattaaaatcataACCAGATATCACGAAAAGCACCAtgtccgccaccaccacctccgacccCCGGCGCTACGCCTACCTCGTCGGCATCGGGGTAACTCACTCCATCGCGCCCCCGATGCACACCTACGCCTTCAACAGCATGGGCTACCCATGGACCTTCATCGCGCAAGAGTGCCCGACCGTCGAAGACGCCATGACACTCTTCCGTCAGCCCACCTTCGCCGGCGGGGTGGTAACCATGCCCTACAAGCGCACCATCATGGAGCATCTCGACGGGCTAGACGAGTATGCTGTGCGCCTCCAAGCGTGCAATAATGTCTATCGCGCAGAGGATGGCACGCTACGTGGAACAAACACGGATTGGCGTGGAATCAAGGGATGCTTGCTATCTGCCGACccagaggagaaagggaggggtAAGGCCGCGGTGATTGTGGGCGCTGGGGGGGCGTGTCGCGCGGCGGTGTATGCCCTGTATGCGGAGTTGGGATGTACGCCTATTTATGTGGTGAAtcgggatgaggaagaggttagGGTGTTGAGGGAAGACACGGAGAAGGAGTAtggggaggggttgaagatggttcATGTTGAGAGGATGGAGCAGGTTGCAGGTTTGTTGGAGAATGCGGCGCCAGGGTATATCGTTGGGACGGTTCCTGATGCGGAGCCGGTGacagcggaggagaaggaagtgcATCGCATTGTGGAGGCGTTTTTGGATGCTCCTACTAAGGGGGTGTTGCTGGATATGTGCTTCAAGCCGAGACAAACGAGGTTTCTGAAGATGGCGCGACAGCGTGGGTGGGTTACGGTGGAGGGGACGGAGGTTATTGGACATCAGATGCCGGAGCAGTATCGGCTCTggtgcggggaagaagagaggcaGAAGTTGTCGCTGGATGGAGCGTGGTCTGTGCTGCGGAAGGCTGCAGAGGAGAGTCCGGGTATTAACTTCTAGAGGATAGGAGTAGAGTCGGTGGATTGCAGGGCAGGGATCGGATGAGGGCATTGCCGATGACCTCAGTGTGGGCCGGGCCTGACGTATGATAGAAAGCATATAAATGTACACCCAAGGTTCATGCTACACTCTGAATATCAAACATATTTTGTATCATCAGTTCTTCCTATTCATCATGCCCTGCAAACCTGCCATCGCGTCCATGTCCGTGGGCCGTGCCTGGGTCCATTCACTTCCTGAGAAGCTCTCCCAAATTGCTCAGGCCGGCTTCCAAGGAGTGGAAATTTTCTACGAAGACCTGGAATACCTcgccaaagaaaagggagaacCGACAGAAGAGAATCTCCTAGCTGCCGCCCGAGAAACCAAGAACATTTGTAATCATCACGGCCTGGAAGTGATTGGCTTACAGCCGTTCATGTTTTACGAGGGCCTGCTGGATCGAGAAGTCCACCAACAGAAAATCGCCAAACTTCACACCTGGTTCAAGATTATCAAGATCCTCGGCACCAATATCATCCAGATACCGTCAAACTTTCAGCCCGATGGCATCTCAGGAGACCTTGATCTTATCGTCTCCGACATGATCGAGGTGGCCGATCTGGGCCTGAAGCAAGAGCCGCCAGTTCGCTTCGCATACGAGAGTCTCGCCTGGGGTACCTATGTTTCAACATGGGACACTATGTGGGAAATCATTCAGCGGGTGGATCGTCCCAATTTTGGATGTTGTCTAGATACCTTCAACATCGCCGGTCGGGTGTGGGCCGATCCCGCAAGTCCTTCGGGGAAGGTCCCTGCCGCAGATGCTGTGCTGGCCCAGTCGTTAGACCGCCTGGTCAAGACCATCGACGTGAAAAAGGTCTTTTATGT belongs to Aspergillus luchuensis IFO 4308 DNA, chromosome 3, nearly complete sequence and includes:
- a CDS encoding uncharacterized protein (COG:S;~EggNog:ENOG410Q2G7;~InterPro:IPR000182,IPR016181;~PFAM:PF00583;~go_function: GO:0008080 - N-acetyltransferase activity [Evidence IEA]) → MICTLTPINLYNPSEYATLQHQRRICGWDYSDESILAWREKQDADLKTFFWIILPGKSGDEPIRAGHISLDAYASPPDPGLAQADHSVLTIQTFFILPEYRTGGVGRRAMQLVEEMAVNDPRCQTVTVNALSKEYIENEEKRAFLESMNAVPEFAAVLWYERLGYVRWKTEPRYPYKLPQGEGMYEADFMRKQLR
- a CDS encoding shikimate dehydrogenase family protein (COG:E;~EggNog:ENOG410Q0BE;~InterPro:IPR006151,IPR036291,IPR041121,IPR013708;~PFAM:PF08501,PF01488,PF18317;~go_function: GO:0004764 - shikimate 3-dehydrogenase (NADP+) activity [Evidence IEA];~go_process: GO:0055114 - oxidation-reduction process [Evidence IEA]), producing the protein MTQPLVFHIFGGPNIRASLSPTIHNAAFTHHHLPYTYTIAECASLSEVSQLITSPSFGGASITMPHKLTAFEHCTEVSGSARAIGAINTLLTTRFPNGNGTVKVKGDNTDWSGLYTLIIDYLSQQGIHSGKGTGKVGLVIGAGGAARAAVYALLQAGFSTIIIWNRTVGKAEDIVRDFDTLKCGGNEVHMRAVGDLDSIGNVDVIIGTIPGDAKTEDDCEGLFKGSKIGLCVEMAYKPKVTPLMKVAERRGWVVRDGLEVLLRQGFEQYRLWTGLDAPEGVMREAIGENGVKSKV
- a CDS encoding putative pathogenesis associated protein Pep2 (COG:S;~EggNog:ENOG410PUNC;~InterPro:IPR037401,IPR032710;~PFAM:PF13577), which translates into the protein MPDLHTLPPNSRPQHAIRNNGPHHLAIERYLLRELAEGWPCYRDACEWENFRSIFHPEAHVYTTWTGLTHHDAFITASQAGMDKGAFIMHRVHGSTTDINPEGTRAVTKMKATITQRFSEVECVSGGTCEVDAESDCRFIFFWEKFGSEYGDLEGQWRARFVRHWYEKDKLVLVTPDRVPVIDHERLKEYPVGYRHLAYLQEETMGVKVLRDLPGHRREKVTGSVNGEKHDLLYWQAKEWVEGGNVEWA
- a CDS encoding shikimate dehydrogenase family protein (COG:E;~EggNog:ENOG410PJVV;~InterPro:IPR036291,IPR013708;~PFAM:PF08501;~go_function: GO:0004764 - shikimate 3-dehydrogenase (NADP+) activity [Evidence IEA];~go_process: GO:0055114 - oxidation-reduction process [Evidence IEA]); this encodes MSATTTSDPRRYAYLVGIGVTHSIAPPMHTYAFNSMGYPWTFIAQECPTVEDAMTLFRQPTFAGGVVTMPYKRTIMEHLDGLDEYAVRLQACNNVYRAEDGTLRGTNTDWRGIKGCLLSADPEEKGRGKAAVIVGAGGACRAAVYALYAELGCTPIYVVNRDEEEVRVLREDTEKEYGEGLKMVHVERMEQVAGLLENAAPGYIVGTVPDAEPVTAEEKEVHRIVEAFLDAPTKGVLLDMCFKPRQTRFLKMARQRGWVTVEGTEVIGHQMPEQYRLWCGEEERQKLSLDGAWSVLRKAAEESPGINF
- a CDS encoding sugar phosphate isomerase/epimerase family protein (COG:H;~EggNog:ENOG410QE8H;~InterPro:IPR013022,IPR036237;~PFAM:PF01261), whose translation is MPCKPAIASMSVGRAWVHSLPEKLSQIAQAGFQGVEIFYEDLEYLAKEKGEPTEENLLAAARETKNICNHHGLEVIGLQPFMFYEGLLDREVHQQKIAKLHTWFKIIKILGTNIIQIPSNFQPDGISGDLDLIVSDMIEVADLGLKQEPPVRFAYESLAWGTYVSTWDTMWEIIQRVDRPNFGCCLDTFNIAGRVWADPASPSGKVPAADAVLAQSLDRLVKTIDVKKVFYVQVVDAEKMEQPLVPGHPFHVDGQPARMNWSRNARLFLYEQDKGGYLPVVEVARVILKELGFEGWVSMELFSRTMADPDPSVPQSHSQRGIRAWQQLAKELDL